A portion of the Colius striatus isolate bColStr4 chromosome 1, bColStr4.1.hap1, whole genome shotgun sequence genome contains these proteins:
- the CAPZA3 gene encoding LOW QUALITY PROTEIN: F-actin-capping protein subunit alpha-3 (The sequence of the model RefSeq protein was modified relative to this genomic sequence to represent the inferred CDS: inserted 2 bases in 2 codons; deleted 2 bases in 1 codon; substituted 5 bases at 5 genomic stop codons): MLQTCYSDXGGNCFFDPQDXFCFEFDHLWEVISKPVVGCDARRSCXEELVRGLPWGLKAFVSCYFPVGNCCVVKKRLRKRQLFMACIEEKIRNSFWKSDWTXTPLTIXVTGIFLLVMHXFKDANLHVIVCVSKSVSETLNAIDQSQCATDFVKLLKAEDTKFHIAILENIQVLSEETXLLLNTFMNWNKLLNDQYLNINVSDREVPPHLLKLFDMMA; this comes from the exons ATGCTACAGACCTGCTACAGTGACTGAGGGGGAAACTGCTTCTTTGACCCTCAGGACTAATTCTGTTTTGAGTTTGACCACCTGTGGGAGGTAATCAGCAAACCAGTTGTAGGATGTGATGCTAGACGGAGTTGTTGAGAAGAGTTGGTGAGAGGCCTTCCATGGGGTTTGAAGGCCTTTGTGAGCTGCTACTTTCCTGTAGGAAACTGCTGTGTGGTCAAAAAAAGACTTAGGAAGAGGCAGCTGTTTATGGCCTGCATTGAGGAAAAAATCAGGAACAGCTTTTGGAAGTCAGACTGGA TGACTCCACTTACTATATAGGTTACAGGGATCTTTCTCCTTGTGATGCACTAATTCAAAGATGCCAACCTCCACGTAATTGTCTGT GTGAGCAAGTCTGTGAGTGAGACTCTAAATGCTATAGACCAAAGTCAGTGTGCCACAGATTTTGTGAAACTTCTGAAAGCTGAGGATACCAAGTTTCATATTGCCATTCTGGAAAACATTCAGGTTTTGTCAGAGGAAA CCCTATTACTCAACACTTTTATGAACTGGAATAAACTATTGAATGATCAGTATCTGAACATCAATGTCTCTGATAGAGAAGTGCCTCCACACTTATTGAAACTATTTGATATGATGgcctaa